A single genomic interval of uncultured Desulfobulbus sp. harbors:
- the selA gene encoding L-seryl-tRNA(Sec) selenium transferase — protein MDTDTSSLLRQLPSVNECLIHLAEIPELDEYPMSRVKHCVRLYIDTLRQDILAGRDARKLDAQKQGLFVDLVRFIRRYHRPRFTRVINGTGVIVHTNLGRSLLPEAALLNLVTAASGYSNLELNLSSGRRGSRYSHVEDLLCELTGAEAALVVNNNAAGVLIALETLGKGKEVIVSRGQLVEIGGSFRIPDIMARSGARLVEVGTTNRTHERDYQNAISEQTALLLKVHCSNYRVIGFTCEVEAKDLVRIGRENRVPVMEDLGSGCFIDLSRFGLTKEPTVQEAVASGMDIVTFSGDKLLGGPQAGIIVGSRKYIEAIKRNPINRALRIDKFTLSSLESVLRLYLDQNQALEHIPTLKMIAMAETALRDRAIGFCDRCEEAFGQQCRIEPFAVHSQIGGGALPEQNLASWAVSLQPKSLKLSLLEQRLRSATIPVMGRVESDRLLVDLRTVGESEEDDLFHSIHEALSGSSAL, from the coding sequence ATGGATACAGATACCTCATCCCTACTTCGTCAACTTCCTTCCGTCAACGAGTGTTTGATTCATCTGGCCGAGATTCCTGAGCTCGATGAGTACCCGATGAGCCGGGTCAAACACTGCGTCCGGCTGTATATTGATACCCTGCGCCAAGATATACTTGCTGGCCGTGATGCGCGCAAACTCGATGCGCAAAAACAGGGCCTCTTTGTCGATTTGGTTCGTTTTATCCGCCGCTATCATCGTCCCCGGTTTACCCGGGTGATCAACGGCACCGGGGTGATTGTCCATACTAATCTGGGGCGGTCATTGTTGCCGGAAGCCGCGCTGCTAAATCTTGTCACCGCGGCATCGGGATATTCCAATCTTGAGTTGAACCTCAGCAGCGGTCGGCGTGGGTCGCGCTATTCGCATGTTGAGGATCTGCTCTGCGAGCTTACCGGTGCAGAGGCAGCTCTGGTGGTCAACAACAATGCAGCAGGTGTGTTGATTGCCCTTGAAACCCTCGGTAAGGGGAAGGAGGTTATTGTTTCAAGAGGGCAGTTGGTAGAAATCGGCGGATCTTTTCGTATTCCTGATATCATGGCCCGTAGCGGCGCGCGCCTGGTCGAGGTGGGAACGACCAACCGCACCCACGAGCGGGATTACCAGAATGCCATCAGCGAACAGACCGCCCTTTTGCTTAAGGTGCATTGCAGCAATTACCGGGTCATCGGTTTTACCTGCGAGGTCGAGGCCAAGGACCTGGTGAGGATCGGTCGCGAAAACCGTGTTCCAGTGATGGAGGACCTCGGTTCAGGGTGCTTTATCGATCTTTCCCGGTTTGGTTTGACAAAAGAACCCACGGTTCAGGAAGCTGTTGCCAGCGGGATGGATATCGTCACCTTCAGCGGCGATAAATTGCTCGGCGGTCCTCAGGCCGGTATCATTGTCGGCTCTAGAAAATATATCGAAGCCATCAAGCGCAACCCGATCAACCGTGCACTGCGAATCGATAAGTTTACCTTGTCCTCCCTGGAATCGGTTCTTCGGCTCTATCTTGATCAAAATCAGGCCCTGGAACACATTCCCACCTTGAAGATGATCGCCATGGCTGAAACCGCCCTTCGAGACCGTGCAATCGGTTTTTGTGATCGTTGTGAGGAGGCCTTTGGCCAACAGTGCCGCATTGAGCCCTTTGCGGTGCATTCGCAGATCGGCGGTGGTGCGTTGCCCGAGCAAAATCTGGCCAGTTGGGCCGTATCCCTGCAGCCGAAATCGCTCAAACTCAGTCTCCTCGAGCAACGTCTTCGTTCCGCGACCATTCCCGTCATGGGGCGGGTTGAAAGCGACCGGCTTCTGGTTGACCTGCGGACGGTGGGGGAATCCGAAGAGGATGACCTTTTTCACAGTATACACGAGGCCCTGTCCGGTTCATCTGCACTCTAG
- a CDS encoding inositol monophosphatase family protein produces the protein MHRTEQALSQCPTPDCRYLLEIACGAAMSAGHLIRDRFHQPHDIRMKGVINLVTETDLAAEALILEHLAQATPDIPVMAEESAQSMAVRTEERYWVVDPLDGTTNFAHGVPHFAVSIALLEQGSPRVGAVYHPMLDELYCASRSGGAWLDRQQVHVTQTDELIRALVATGFPYDIDQTLPMVLRQLGQVLPAVRDIRRAGAAALDLAYVACGRLDGFYEINLQPWDTAAGWLLVEEAGGRLSDFGGSSYSPFVPQTLATNGRLHTALLQLLQ, from the coding sequence ATGCACAGAACCGAACAGGCCCTCAGCCAATGCCCGACACCCGATTGCAGATACCTACTTGAAATCGCCTGTGGAGCGGCAATGAGTGCCGGCCACCTCATCAGGGATCGTTTCCATCAACCCCATGACATCCGCATGAAAGGGGTGATCAATCTGGTCACCGAGACCGACCTGGCTGCCGAGGCACTCATCCTTGAACATTTGGCCCAAGCGACACCGGACATTCCGGTCATGGCCGAAGAATCGGCCCAATCAATGGCTGTACGCACCGAGGAGCGCTACTGGGTGGTGGATCCCCTGGATGGCACCACCAACTTTGCCCACGGCGTGCCTCACTTCGCGGTCTCCATTGCCCTGCTGGAACAGGGAAGTCCCAGGGTCGGTGCGGTGTATCATCCCATGCTCGACGAGCTCTACTGTGCAAGCCGTAGCGGCGGCGCCTGGCTCGACAGGCAACAGGTGCATGTTACCCAAACGGACGAGCTGATCAGGGCCCTGGTGGCGACCGGGTTTCCCTACGATATCGATCAGACTCTGCCCATGGTTCTGCGCCAACTTGGGCAGGTATTGCCGGCAGTGCGCGATATCCGCCGTGCCGGTGCTGCCGCCCTTGACCTGGCCTATGTCGCCTGCGGCCGACTTGACGGATTCTACGAGATCAATCTCCAGCCATGGGACACCGCAGCCGGTTGGCTGCTGGTGGAAGAGGCAGGCGGCAGATTGAGCGATTTCGGCGGTTCCTCCTATTCGCCCTTTGTGCCGCAAACCCTGGCCACCAATGGGCGACTGCACACCGCCCTGCTGCAGCTGCTGCAATGA
- a CDS encoding tetratricopeptide repeat protein, translated as MLTLDDFFLFYTPFSEALADQLPLPATIDLYALASDGSMHRLDEYLVGEREAIPEEIHSLDQPWVDAGQLIFPFPLDSGEMAAAVVGDIDLSFLRKMSGSWLKQMREDLLDKFASIRLAGIDPETDLYNRRALLAFFRNIHEEHTGFLFLINTVFSRKTATANLQKLKETADLLTTVGQGQYFSFGYGVFGLYLSFAPRKVALKTARHLQRQLRREGMIKVQIGFARVSGGAQAGEEPELDRYWRALELAEKRGPFGLCDIDTLEARHSTPFHLDDSQLVEQGLSHWSRLRQFTLALVSFQQATEESISAWGNLHREGVATEGGMLLMHGHHVLLVFADQFQEQIGKVVESMAEDARRRFGDEPFLTGVASWPCLDFTKGDVLGNCLKAQRHASFFGPGSLVVFDHISLNISGDYFFDEGDYRTAMREYRRGLRLQPGDVNLINSLGVTLVECNQLRAAANCFQDALQQEPANYMALVNLGRVRQTLGHSQAALECFERAFAAHAADDGAGQELFLPLARLYADYGLYGKAITVLQQWASRPGSELEFQLFRLLGLCAMENDQPQEAIAACQKALRLFPQDNITLSVLGLLYVEQGEGDELGLSLCNKALALDNFNPDHWYRLGRASLHAGRIEAALDACKHCLQLQRSHAGGMVQLAMVCRAMGRGKLAKKYLQRAIAVKGCAESVAEKARRQLTEI; from the coding sequence ATGCTCACACTCGACGATTTTTTCCTGTTTTATACGCCCTTTTCCGAAGCCCTGGCCGATCAGCTGCCCCTTCCGGCCACGATCGACTTGTACGCACTGGCAAGCGACGGCTCCATGCACCGGCTGGATGAGTACCTGGTCGGCGAAAGGGAGGCGATTCCGGAAGAGATCCATTCCTTGGATCAACCCTGGGTCGATGCCGGACAGCTGATCTTTCCTTTTCCCCTTGACTCCGGGGAGATGGCTGCTGCGGTCGTCGGGGATATCGATCTCTCCTTCCTGCGCAAGATGTCGGGCTCCTGGCTAAAGCAGATGCGCGAGGATTTGCTGGACAAATTTGCCTCGATTCGCCTTGCCGGCATTGACCCGGAAACCGATTTGTACAATCGACGGGCATTACTCGCGTTTTTCAGGAATATCCATGAGGAGCACACAGGGTTTCTTTTTCTCATCAATACGGTGTTTTCACGTAAAACCGCAACCGCCAATCTGCAGAAACTCAAAGAAACCGCCGACCTGCTGACAACGGTAGGGCAGGGCCAATATTTTTCCTTTGGCTACGGCGTGTTTGGTCTGTATCTGTCCTTTGCCCCAAGAAAGGTGGCGCTGAAAACCGCCCGGCACCTGCAGCGGCAGTTGCGGCGTGAAGGTATGATCAAGGTGCAGATAGGTTTTGCCCGGGTGAGCGGGGGCGCCCAGGCCGGTGAAGAGCCGGAGCTCGATCGATATTGGCGTGCCTTGGAACTGGCCGAGAAGCGCGGCCCCTTTGGCCTTTGTGATATCGACACCCTGGAGGCCCGGCACTCCACCCCCTTTCATCTAGACGACAGCCAGCTGGTTGAGCAGGGATTGTCGCATTGGAGCCGGCTGCGGCAGTTTACCCTTGCCCTGGTCAGCTTTCAGCAGGCAACCGAGGAATCGATTTCCGCCTGGGGCAATCTGCACCGGGAGGGCGTTGCAACCGAGGGGGGGATGTTGTTGATGCACGGACACCATGTGCTGCTCGTTTTTGCCGATCAATTTCAGGAACAGATCGGCAAAGTCGTTGAATCCATGGCCGAGGACGCCCGGCGGCGTTTTGGTGACGAACCTTTTCTGACCGGCGTCGCCTCCTGGCCCTGTCTCGATTTTACCAAAGGCGACGTGCTGGGCAACTGCCTCAAGGCGCAGCGGCACGCCTCGTTTTTCGGACCCGGAAGCCTGGTCGTTTTTGATCACATCAGCCTCAATATCAGCGGCGACTATTTTTTTGACGAGGGGGATTACCGGACAGCGATGCGCGAGTACCGGCGTGGGCTTCGGTTGCAACCCGGCGATGTCAATCTGATCAACTCGCTAGGGGTTACCCTGGTGGAGTGCAATCAGCTGCGCGCTGCCGCCAACTGCTTTCAGGATGCCCTCCAGCAGGAGCCGGCCAACTATATGGCGCTGGTCAACCTGGGCCGCGTCCGTCAGACCCTTGGCCATTCGCAGGCGGCTTTGGAGTGTTTTGAGCGAGCCTTTGCGGCCCACGCTGCGGATGACGGCGCAGGGCAGGAGCTCTTTTTGCCGCTTGCCCGGCTTTATGCCGACTACGGCCTCTATGGTAAAGCGATAACCGTGCTGCAGCAATGGGCCAGTCGACCTGGGAGCGAACTCGAATTTCAGTTGTTCCGCCTGCTCGGACTCTGCGCAATGGAAAACGATCAGCCGCAGGAGGCCATCGCCGCCTGTCAGAAAGCCCTGCGCCTGTTTCCTCAAGACAACATCACCTTAAGTGTACTTGGGTTGTTGTATGTCGAGCAGGGTGAGGGAGACGAACTTGGCCTGTCCTTGTGCAACAAGGCGCTTGCCCTGGACAACTTCAACCCGGACCACTGGTACCGGCTGGGAAGGGCCTCTCTGCACGCTGGCCGGATCGAGGCAGCCCTGGATGCCTGCAAGCATTGTCTTCAGTTGCAACGATCCCATGCCGGCGGCATGGTCCAGCTCGCCATGGTCTGTCGGGCAATGGGGCGGGGGAAACTGGCGAAAAAATATTTACAGCGGGCGATTGCTGTGAAAGGGTGCGCTGAATCCGTGGCGGAGAAGGCGCGGCGACAGCTGACAGAAATCTGA
- a CDS encoding PAS domain S-box protein translates to MNLSKIESDRDSTVLYREAFLQAGIPVVILDITEAVKKCTAIEQADLESIDRYLELELTLKNELYSSVQLYSVNQAALELLGIKSAPVQSGLSTQIFQSVYERILQLLPNYLLKRKRHFISRCDAFTSQHEKAYFSIYGDFIYSQKKVFLYAHVIDITKQKKFENIATSFIEKYYLLLKSIDDAILLVDVNTGMVVEANDAAIRLLCLHYSVSSYNHARFFSQSEREKYLCYFKNRIKKNSTDEDILETNIFVEGKHIPVTIRINSSVVENNVVAQVVFTDMSNKFKMEEGRKLLATAVDQAAESVIITDVNGNIEYVNPAFEEISGYSFAEVLGKNPNILKSGDTPSYHYKLMWEDISQGKVWRGTFTNKKKNGAVYCEEATVTPVKDHNGRIINYVAVKRDITKHLILEKQIRQSQKMQAIGMLAGGIAHDFNNILTAILGYAELCQLQCEKETVLHKNIEEIVRAADRAGQLVDQILKFSRRGSKELTSLKLSTIVKEATKLLRASFPAHIDLNLEISEEIYVKADPTQIHQIVMNLCTNAYQALEGEVGKIKIRLFRKQLSPKEGIEIGRLQPGNYACLQIEDTGKGIPEEYLQRIFEPYFSTKKMQEGTGLGLSVVHGIVNDHRGAITVESTLGQGSCFSVYLPEAEPDQAKTPIELVEEAYTLSGNILVVDDEQPILDFFDQILEHLGFTVKACHSALEAYQVFVQEPQTFDLVITDMGMPEMTGLQLTHKLHEVDKTTPVILCTGYSEQVTSENYAAMGLSGYIAKPFTAESLIKEVRRVMQASVP, encoded by the coding sequence ATGAACCTGAGTAAAATAGAGAGCGATCGCGATAGCACCGTCCTGTACCGGGAGGCCTTTTTACAGGCGGGTATTCCGGTGGTGATTCTTGATATCACCGAGGCGGTGAAGAAATGCACGGCAATTGAGCAGGCTGATCTCGAGAGCATCGATCGCTACCTGGAGTTGGAACTGACCTTAAAAAATGAACTGTATTCCAGCGTTCAACTGTATTCGGTCAATCAGGCAGCGCTTGAACTCCTGGGGATTAAGTCCGCTCCCGTACAAAGCGGTCTGAGTACACAGATCTTTCAAAGTGTGTATGAAAGAATTCTTCAGTTGCTCCCAAACTATCTGCTTAAACGCAAACGGCATTTTATCAGCCGATGCGATGCATTTACGAGCCAGCATGAGAAGGCGTACTTTTCCATTTATGGAGATTTTATTTATTCGCAGAAAAAGGTGTTCTTGTACGCTCATGTCATTGATATCACAAAGCAGAAAAAATTTGAAAATATTGCAACAAGTTTCATTGAGAAATATTACCTGCTGCTCAAATCAATAGATGATGCTATCCTGCTGGTTGATGTCAATACAGGGATGGTGGTAGAAGCCAATGATGCTGCTATCAGGTTACTCTGTCTGCATTACTCAGTATCCTCATATAACCATGCACGGTTTTTTTCGCAAAGTGAACGTGAAAAATACTTATGTTATTTTAAAAATCGAATTAAGAAGAATTCAACTGATGAGGATATTTTAGAGACTAATATTTTTGTCGAAGGGAAACATATCCCGGTCACTATCCGAATTAACAGTTCCGTTGTTGAGAATAATGTCGTTGCTCAAGTGGTTTTTACCGATATGAGCAATAAGTTCAAGATGGAGGAAGGGCGCAAATTATTGGCAACGGCTGTTGACCAGGCAGCGGAATCGGTCATCATTACCGATGTGAACGGCAATATTGAATATGTCAATCCTGCCTTTGAAGAGATCAGCGGCTACAGCTTTGCCGAGGTTCTTGGTAAAAATCCCAATATCCTCAAAAGTGGAGACACGCCTTCCTACCACTACAAGTTGATGTGGGAAGATATCAGTCAGGGCAAAGTTTGGCGGGGAACCTTTACCAACAAAAAGAAAAATGGGGCAGTGTACTGTGAGGAAGCCACGGTCACCCCGGTCAAGGATCACAACGGGAGGATCATCAACTATGTTGCCGTCAAGCGGGATATTACCAAGCATCTGATATTGGAAAAGCAGATACGCCAGTCGCAAAAGATGCAAGCCATCGGCATGTTGGCCGGCGGTATCGCCCATGACTTTAACAATATTCTGACGGCAATTCTCGGCTATGCAGAGTTATGCCAACTCCAGTGTGAAAAAGAGACTGTCCTTCACAAGAATATTGAGGAGATCGTGCGTGCGGCAGACAGAGCAGGGCAGTTGGTCGATCAGATACTGAAATTCAGTCGCAGGGGCTCCAAAGAACTGACCAGCTTGAAGCTCAGTACCATCGTCAAGGAGGCGACGAAACTGCTGCGGGCGAGTTTTCCTGCCCATATCGATCTAAATCTTGAGATCTCCGAGGAAATATACGTCAAGGCCGATCCAACTCAGATCCATCAGATTGTCATGAATCTGTGCACCAACGCCTACCAAGCCCTGGAAGGTGAGGTCGGCAAGATTAAAATCCGGCTCTTTCGGAAACAACTCTCGCCCAAGGAAGGGATAGAGATCGGCCGCCTGCAGCCAGGAAATTATGCCTGCCTGCAGATCGAGGATACAGGGAAGGGGATACCAGAGGAATATCTCCAGCGAATTTTTGAACCGTATTTCTCCACCAAAAAAATGCAGGAAGGAACCGGGCTCGGATTATCGGTGGTGCACGGGATCGTCAATGATCATCGAGGCGCGATCACTGTGGAGTCGACCTTGGGGCAGGGGAGCTGCTTCAGCGTCTACCTGCCGGAGGCCGAACCGGACCAGGCGAAAACCCCCATTGAACTGGTCGAGGAGGCGTATACGCTGAGCGGAAATATCCTCGTTGTCGATGATGAACAGCCCATCCTCGATTTCTTTGATCAGATTCTCGAGCATCTCGGTTTCACCGTGAAAGCTTGTCATTCAGCCCTTGAGGCCTACCAGGTGTTTGTGCAGGAGCCGCAAACTTTTGATCTGGTGATTACCGATATGGGAATGCCAGAAATGACCGGTTTGCAGCTTACTCACAAACTCCACGAAGTCGACAAGACCACACCAGTTATTCTCTGTACAGGCTACAGTGAACAGGTCACCTCGGAGAATTATGCCGCCATGGGACTGTCCGGTTACATTGCCAAGCCTTTTACCGCTGAAAGCCTGATCAAGGAGGTCCGGAGGGTTATGCAGGCCAGTGTGCCATGA
- a CDS encoding type IV pilus twitching motility protein PilT: protein MAQIDAFFKLMNDEGASDLHMMAGQQPVLRIRGDMERVKFKVFDNEGLKSMLYEICPEDKIKIFEETGDLDFGYEIPGLARYRCNFFQQKYGIGAVFREIPSDILTCEQLGLPKVVSRLASLPKGLVLVTGPTGSGKSTTLAAILDECNKIRKDHILTIEDPIEFVHKSQNCIVNHREVGTHTRSFSAALRGALREDPDIILVGEMRDLETIALAMEASMTGHLVFGTLHTMNAMKTVDRVVEIFPANQQGQVRSTLADALRAVVSQTLFRRVDIKGRVAALEILICTPAVRNLVREGKTYQIPSIMQTGKKFGMQTLDDAIHDLLEKKKISAEDAYANCYEKARFVKYLRHQPSDFTEI, encoded by the coding sequence ATGGCCCAGATAGATGCGTTTTTTAAACTTATGAATGACGAAGGTGCCTCCGACCTCCATATGATGGCCGGGCAACAACCCGTTCTTCGTATTCGTGGCGATATGGAACGGGTAAAGTTCAAGGTGTTTGACAACGAGGGCCTCAAGAGCATGCTCTATGAGATCTGCCCGGAGGATAAAATAAAAATATTTGAAGAGACCGGTGATCTGGATTTCGGTTATGAGATACCCGGGCTTGCCCGTTACCGTTGCAACTTTTTTCAGCAAAAGTACGGCATCGGTGCGGTTTTTCGCGAAATTCCAAGCGATATCCTCACCTGCGAACAGCTAGGCCTGCCCAAGGTCGTCTCCCGCCTGGCCTCCCTGCCCAAGGGATTGGTTTTGGTCACCGGTCCCACCGGCTCAGGTAAATCAACCACCCTGGCCGCCATCCTTGATGAATGCAACAAAATCAGGAAGGACCATATCCTGACCATCGAGGATCCAATCGAGTTTGTCCATAAAAGCCAGAACTGTATCGTCAACCATCGCGAGGTCGGCACTCATACCCGCAGTTTTTCCGCGGCTCTTCGCGGTGCCCTGCGTGAGGATCCGGATATCATTCTCGTGGGTGAGATGCGCGACCTGGAAACCATCGCCCTGGCCATGGAGGCTTCCATGACCGGTCACCTGGTTTTTGGAACCCTGCACACGATGAACGCGATGAAAACCGTGGACCGCGTGGTGGAAATTTTTCCGGCCAACCAGCAGGGACAGGTGCGTTCCACCCTGGCCGATGCGCTCCGGGCTGTCGTTTCCCAGACCCTGTTTCGGCGGGTGGATATCAAGGGCCGTGTGGCGGCGTTGGAGATCCTGATCTGTACGCCGGCGGTACGCAACCTGGTCCGTGAGGGGAAAACCTACCAGATTCCCTCGATCATGCAGACCGGCAAGAAGTTCGGCATGCAGACCCTGGATGATGCTATTCATGATCTATTGGAAAAGAAAAAGATCAGCGCGGAAGACGCCTATGCAAACTGTTACGAAAAGGCGCGGTTCGTCAAATATCTACGCCATCAGCCATCTGATTTTACGGAAATTTGA
- the rsmI gene encoding 16S rRNA (cytidine(1402)-2'-O)-methyltransferase codes for MNEPSSLPGRLYVVATPIGNLGDISIRAIETLRTVDCIACEDTRHTKKLCRHLEIGTPLFSYFREKEQSKSERLIEQLLSGKDIALVSDAGTPGISDPGAVLVRKAREAGIETVAVAGPSALAAALSIAGLEQTSFYFGGFPPANKNERRQWLRQLAALPCPLVFYEAPHRIAASVEDMASQLGNRHALLFRELTKIHEECIEDTLLGLHDRVASGVKGELVLIVQGAELRVPKPENLEELLLWYRDELKTTLKEAVAKIARDLDLPRSQVYKRALQIWNDTPEP; via the coding sequence ATGAATGAACCATCTTCACTACCCGGCCGATTATATGTGGTCGCCACCCCCATCGGTAACCTTGGGGATATCAGCATCAGGGCCATTGAAACACTGCGCACGGTTGATTGTATCGCCTGCGAAGATACACGCCACACCAAAAAGCTCTGCCGCCATCTCGAGATCGGCACCCCCCTGTTCAGTTATTTCCGGGAAAAGGAACAGAGCAAATCAGAGCGGCTTATCGAGCAACTCCTCAGCGGCAAAGACATTGCCCTGGTTTCCGATGCCGGGACCCCCGGTATTTCCGATCCCGGAGCGGTTTTGGTGCGCAAGGCACGGGAAGCCGGCATCGAGACTGTTGCCGTTGCAGGCCCATCGGCACTGGCCGCAGCCCTTTCCATTGCCGGGCTGGAACAGACCTCTTTTTATTTCGGAGGATTCCCGCCGGCCAATAAAAATGAACGCAGGCAGTGGTTACGGCAGCTTGCCGCCCTTCCCTGCCCCCTTGTCTTTTACGAGGCCCCGCACCGGATCGCCGCCTCTGTTGAGGACATGGCCAGCCAACTGGGCAACCGCCACGCCCTGCTCTTTCGCGAGCTCACCAAAATCCACGAAGAGTGCATAGAGGATACCCTGCTCGGCCTGCACGATCGGGTCGCATCGGGCGTCAAGGGAGAGCTGGTCCTGATCGTTCAAGGCGCGGAGCTACGGGTCCCCAAACCGGAGAATCTCGAAGAGCTCCTCCTCTGGTACCGCGACGAGCTCAAAACCACCCTCAAAGAGGCCGTCGCAAAAATAGCCCGAGATCTTGACCTGCCTCGCTCCCAGGTGTACAAACGGGCGCTGCAGATCTGGAACGACACTCCTGAACCCTAA
- a CDS encoding DMT family transporter — protein MIRDLGAGSAPALPLVHGAMLFSAFLVSTSFTVGKAITPTLDPVVLTLLRFILATILFAPYVHYAFGLSFPGWRALGRYSLISGALVGFFWLMFLSLRITQPMNTGVIFTTVPGISGLFSWFLVKERLGAHRLLALVLAMVGALWVIFEGNLQQLLRLQLNHGDLIFFAGCLMMALYMPLVKLFHRGEPMAVMTLWIMVTGTTWLFFFALPRFPSIHWSQIPSMTWLGIGYLAMFTTVITFFISQWATLHLGPTRVMAYSYLYPPLLVVLEWCLHRRLPPSSTLTGILIILPAMLIVQQSAKSTINTGEPSS, from the coding sequence ATGATCCGCGATCTTGGAGCCGGCAGCGCCCCTGCCCTGCCGCTGGTGCATGGCGCCATGCTCTTTTCCGCCTTTCTCGTGTCCACCTCCTTTACCGTGGGCAAGGCGATCACGCCCACCCTGGATCCGGTGGTCCTCACCCTGCTCCGCTTTATCCTGGCGACGATCCTCTTTGCCCCCTATGTCCACTACGCCTTTGGCCTGTCCTTTCCGGGGTGGAGGGCGCTTGGCCGTTACAGCCTCATCAGCGGTGCCCTGGTGGGGTTCTTTTGGTTGATGTTTCTCTCCCTGCGGATCACCCAGCCGATGAACACCGGCGTCATCTTCACCACCGTTCCCGGCATTTCGGGCCTGTTCAGCTGGTTTCTGGTGAAGGAGCGGCTGGGCGCGCATCGCCTGCTCGCCCTGGTCCTTGCCATGGTCGGGGCCCTGTGGGTGATCTTCGAGGGCAACCTGCAGCAACTGCTCCGTCTCCAGCTCAACCACGGCGACCTGATCTTTTTTGCCGGCTGCCTGATGATGGCCCTGTATATGCCCCTGGTCAAGCTGTTCCACCGGGGAGAACCCATGGCGGTGATGACCCTGTGGATCATGGTCACCGGCACGACCTGGCTGTTTTTCTTTGCCCTGCCCCGCTTCCCCTCCATCCACTGGAGCCAGATCCCCTCGATGACCTGGCTGGGCATCGGTTACCTGGCCATGTTCACCACCGTCATCACCTTCTTTATCTCCCAGTGGGCCACCCTGCACTTGGGCCCAACCCGGGTGATGGCCTACTCCTACCTCTATCCGCCGCTGCTGGTGGTGCTTGAATGGTGCCTCCACCGCCGTCTGCCGCCGTCTTCCACCCTCACCGGCATTCTGATCATTTTACCGGCCATGCTGATCGTGCAGCAGAGCGCGAAGAGCACGATCAATACAGGGGAACCATCCAGTTGA
- a CDS encoding PilZ domain-containing protein, with translation MMVLGKKCPSCGGRHLTARPPVARLATFPTARAYACSDCRQQLVFLFPFSIGVENRQNARKLMPPFFLVRISGTKNQYARINNLSEGGMCFQQQYNAPPLPGPKLMLDLYNCNDGSSLEQLPAEIVATNERLQDQNGHKSTNVNYSARFVHLSQAQRKILSSCLEQYGTA, from the coding sequence ATGATGGTGCTTGGCAAAAAGTGTCCGTCCTGTGGTGGACGCCATTTAACAGCGCGACCGCCAGTCGCCCGGCTTGCCACTTTTCCGACAGCCCGCGCCTATGCCTGTTCGGATTGCCGGCAGCAACTGGTTTTTTTGTTTCCCTTTTCTATCGGGGTGGAAAACCGGCAAAATGCCCGCAAGCTGATGCCGCCGTTCTTCCTCGTTCGTATCAGCGGGACCAAGAACCAATATGCGCGAATCAACAACTTGAGTGAAGGCGGCATGTGCTTTCAGCAGCAGTACAATGCACCCCCGCTCCCCGGCCCGAAGCTCATGCTTGATCTGTACAACTGCAACGACGGCTCATCGCTGGAACAACTCCCCGCGGAAATCGTTGCCACCAACGAGCGCTTGCAGGATCAGAATGGGCATAAATCAACCAACGTCAACTACAGCGCCCGTTTTGTCCATCTGAGTCAGGCCCAGCGAAAAATACTCAGTTCCTGCCTGGAGCAATACGGGACAGCCTGA